TAGAGGGAGGAGTAGATATGCTTTTGGCGGAAAAGCCAGATCTTATCTTCTTTACTGGTGATCTGGTCAATAATGAAGCTAAAGAAGTCGAGAAATATATTCCAATTTTTTCGAAATTGAAAGCTGATCTAGGAGTGTATTCTACTTTAGGGAATCATGATTATGGAGACTATAAGAACTGGAGTAGCGAAAAAGCAAAAGCAAAAAACCTTGCAGACTTAAAAGAAGCTCATGGTATTATGGGTTGGGATTTACTAACCAATGAAAACAGGATTTTGAAAGTAGATAATGAGCCCTTGTCAGTACTTGGAGTGGAAAACTGGGGAGCAGGAAGATTTGCTAAATATGGTGATATCAGCAAAGCTTATGCGGGCACTGAAGATATACCCACGAAAATATTGCTTTCCCATGACCCAAGTCATTGGGATGCACAAATTAGAAAAGACTATCCTGATATTGATTTAATGCTGGCCGGACATACCCATGGATTTCAATTTGGGATAGAAATCCCTGGCTTTAAGTGGAGTCCGTCTCAATATGTGTACAAACAATGGGCAGGACTTTACCAAGAAGGCAATCAAAATTTATATGTAAATAGGGGATATGGCTATCTTGGTTATCCCGGAAGGATTGGGATACCACCTGAAATTACAATTTTAGAGTTGAGGCAGGGGTAATTTAATCCAAGAGTCTATATTCAGTTGACCCTATGGAATACTTAAGGAGTACCTTAGGTCAGACTGGAATCAGTTATACCCACTATCAGTTTTTTCAACATGGAGAAATTAGATGATACACTTTACTAAATTTGATTGGTTTTGGTGGCATCCTACTTTCAGTTCATGTAAATCATTCTAGCGTATTTACAATTGTAAAAATCAATGGTCATTCTTCAAAAATGACCCTTGACTTGTACTTTAACTTTATTCAATTACAATTCTCTTTAAGGCATATTCACCATTGGAAATAACTTTAAGGAAGTAAATACCCCTTTCTAGAGATTCGATATCCAAATTGATATTGTCTTTTTCCGCTGTTTGTTTAAGCACGATTTTTCCTTGAGTATTAATTAAATGAATATTTTGAATTATAGTGCCGTCCATTATGATCGATATTTTATCTGTTGCAGGAACTGGGAAAGCTTTTAGCCTGGAACTTAATTGTTCGCTCTGGGCAGTAATAAGAGCAGATTCTAACTCAGCATATTCAGAAGACTCAAATCTATTGAAAGCCTTTACTTTGTAATTATAGGATTGAAAAAGTTCAATGTCTTGATCAATAAAAGTGCTGGTTTCCACTGTGTCGGCAACGGTAAATTCACCTTCTGCTCCTGTCAATTTCAAAATTTCAAAACCGAGTACTGCTTGCTCGTATGACCACGAGATCGTTATTTGATCGTTTTGAATATTAGTAACCAACTCATTCGGTATTTCAAGAAATGCGGATTCTGGCGTCCTATAGTCAAAAATGTTAGGAGATTCTGAACTGAAGATGCCAACAGTAGATTTAGTCTTGTAATGGTATTGGTTGTCTAATTCTACTTCAAGATCGGTGTATTTTACTGAATCAACATTAATGGAGCTAAGAATTTCTGAAAAATCATCGTTATCGCCTGATTTATATAAGGTGATATAATGATCTGTTCTATAATCCTTTTCAGGAACAGCCATACTTAGTTCCGTTCCAGCTAGAAAATTGAAATTGAAACCAGCGGAATTGATCGGCAGGATACTGTCCGTAATAATTGAAACTTCATCAGTAAATGGAGAATAGAATCCTGAATTTATTGCTCTTATTTTATAGGCATAGTCAGTTTTTAGGTCTATACTACTATCAATAAAACTAAATGTTTCAGTTTCTAAAGTGTCAATCACAACAAAACTATTGGCTGCTGATTTTCTATAAACTTCAAATTGAGGATGTCTGCTATCATTACTGTTCCAAGTGATGTTGTTTCCGTTGTTAAAATCAAAACTGACATTGATGTTAGTTGGAGCAAGTGGGGCTGCAACATTTAATAATCCTATATTAAATAGAGGATAATCATCATTTCCTAAAAACGCACCACCAATCAAGAATTGGTTTTCGTTGTAGTATAATATTTTGTTTATAGCTGAACCAGCATAATTCCCTTGCGTAATCAAATCATAATCAAAATCAGTATAAACCTGTCCATCTAATCCTATTTTAGCAAATCCATCTACAGGAAATCCATTAATTGACGAAAACTGGCCGCCCACGTACAGGGTTGAGTCATTTAGCGCCACCATAGTATTGAAGGAATTGGAAGAAGCGTTGATGCTGCTATGATCCACAAGTATTCCATCTGTGTTAAACTGTAATAGAGGCCAATCATTAAATGTTTCTTTATCATCAGCAGAAGCAATAATAGTATTGTTTGATAGAACAACTATTGAATTCACTTTATATTTCGATAAGTCATTAGTGGAATTATAATCAAAGATCAAATCTCCGTTATTATCTATTTCCATCATAAAGGATTCACTATTAAGTTCTTTTTCTCCTGCAATTACTATTGTTTGGTTATCCTTTATTGCTATTGCATTGATAGTTGAGTTAGTTTCCAATAAGTTGTTGGCATCAAAACTTAAATCAAGACTACCATCTTGATTAAGTACAGCAATAGAATGTCTTTCTTCTCCATTTACAGAATTGAAGTGCCCCGTGACCAATATTTTGCCATCTGCAAGTTCTAGAACGTCCTTACCCACAATACCTTGTGAAATTGCTTGTATACTTGCTGTAAAGGATTCATCTAATACTCCTGATGTGCTAATTTTCATGATATTATTTACTGGCTTGCTGTTATAGGAATCCATTAAACCGGTAATTATTATACTACCATCACTTAATTTTGTCAAACTTCTAGGGGTGCCATTAATACCATTTCCAACAGCATTAAGAAATTCTGTATCAGCACTTCCATCAAGGTTTAATAATGCAATATTAGATGTTTCTGCGTTGCCAATTTTTGTAAATTCTCCTATGATTAAAGCTTTTCCATTTTCCAATACTAGGGCGTCATTAATGCTTGCCGTATAACCAGATTGAGGGGTGTAATCTTCTATTATATTGCCATTAAAGTCTGCTTTCAGTATCCTTTCAAGATTCAAGTTGCCTGAGGCGCTAAACTGACCAGAGGTGTAGAAGTGCTTCTCATTTGTTAGTATCGAATTATAATCAAAAAAGTATCCCTCGGGAGTCGAAATCGATAGATTGATTTTATTGAAATCTGAGACAAAATTCCCATCAATATCTATTTTAGTTATCAGCGAATTGGAAAAACTTGTTCGGCCATGCAAAATAAAATGATTGTCATTTGTCTGTGTAGAAGATACGTTTCCAGTAAAAGTCCCTCCTGCTTGTCCCAAAAGTGTGAAAGAAGGGTCTAATTTGCCAACTTGGTCAATTATTGCATAATTATTGGCATCATTTCCTTGAATGCTAGAAAAACTTCCGGAAATAAAGAAACGACCATCTGTCAAAGGAGTAATGTTTGTAACCATAGTAGGTCCTCCCTGTGATTGAATAATGTCGCCAATGTCAAAACTGTCATCAATTGTACCGTCCTCTTTTAATAGTACGAGGGTATTGTTTGATTCGCCATTGACATCTTCGAATTCTCCTCCCAAAAATATTTTGTCATTTTCCAATATTTCAAAAGTTATTGATTCTGTGGAGTAACTAATAGGACCGCTAGAAAACTGAAAACTATTATCAACTTCTCCTGTCGAAGTTAATCGTTGAATTGCTTTTGGAAAGTCTGCAGCAAATACTATTAGCTGTCCATCAGACTGCTTTCTTATGTGATGTACATTATTACAATTATTTGGTGCCTTGAAAGTATCATCAATGCTGCCATCCATATTGAATCGAAAAAGCCCTATTCCATTCTCAAAATAACCACCTCCGTATATTTTATTTATTTCAGCATCATAAAGCGCAGTTAAAAACTGTCCGTATGGTAACTCCGCTTCATTTATATTAAAATTAAGATCTGTGCTTCCATCGGGGTTTATTACGGCAAGATTGGCTGTTTTCTCTCCATTTAAATAAAAAAAGTCACCAATGATGATATTTCTTTCTTCAGTTATTGGCAAGATTTCTTTGACTAAAGAATTCCCAAGAATTTCTGGCTTGAAGGTCTTATCGAATACTTGTGATAGTGCTGCGTTGGCCAGTACCAAGTGAGTTGCTAAAGCTAATATTCGCTTACTGTAATAGTTCATATGTATGAGTTTTGGTTTTTGATCGGCTAATCTACATTATTTTACATGTATTCTTATGCTAAATACTAGCTTTTTACATATGAATTTTAGGGAAAGTATTGTCTAAAAAGTACCACTATTCGTCCTCCTTTGTATGGACGTTTTCTAAATTAGAACTTTATTATTGCCACAGACATAAAGGCACTTGTTTTTGGAAAATATAAGCGCTTTATTTTATAGAAAGAATCAATCATTAAACTCGCTCATGGTTCTATTGACTCCAATGGTAGAAAAGCCTAAAACCATATCACAGACCTTGTCCATCATGAAGGGTAATTCATCAAACTCCTGCTGACTGAAAGGACTTAAAACATAATCCACTTGCTGGCCTTTGTGAAAGTTGTCTCCAATGCCGAACTTTAATCGAGCATAATTCTGTCCGCCTGTTAAATCCTCAATATTTTTCAGACCATTATGACCAGCTGCTGAGCCTTTTGCTCTCAATCTCAACTTTCCAAAAGGCAGGGCGATATCATCTGTTATGACTAATAAGTTTTCTTTAGGGATTTTTAGTTCCTGCATCCAATAGTTGATGGCTTTGCCTGAGAGATTCATATAAGTTGTCGGCTTAATGAGGTGGATTTGCCTTCCTTTATATTTAAATTCACTTTTCATAGCCAATTTCAGGGTTTCAAACTCCACTTTTTGCTGGTCGGCCAATCTGTCTAAAGTTAAAAAACCGATGTTATGACGAGTGATTTCATATTCAGGGCCAATATTGCCCAAACCTGCTATTAGGTATTTCATGGATGAAGTACATTTTTGTTTGAATCCAAAAATAGGTCATTTTTATCGGAGTGCCGAGCAATTATCGATTCAAATTAGATGAATATAATTTGTAATAGGAGCAAGCTAGATTAAAGCATTTCTAGGTAGATCCTCTGTTTCGGTTTCAACTAACAGTATTTGGCATATTTCACCCCTTCAGGGCTAAGTTGAGTTTTGATTTTTAAGGGTGGGGCTTCACCCCATATTCAGATATTTCGTCCTTTCGGGACTTTTAGTCCTGAAAGGACGTATTTCTCTAAGACGGGGTGAAGCCCTGTGTGATCAGTAGTAGCCTTTCCCAAAGCCCTGAAAGGGCGGCATGATCAGTCCCAGACGTAGCGTTCATCATAATCAACATCATACTTCTTTAAAAACGCTATGTATTCTTCTTGAAATGTTTTCTTCCGATGATGTTTGTGTTGTCCAGCAATATATTCAATCACTGGATTCAGTTGAGAACAATTTACAGAAAAGGCGCCATATCCATTTTGCCAATAGAAATCTTCAAATTCTTCTCCTTTAGTTTTGATCCATTTAGAAGAGTGAGACTTTATTTCCTGCATGAGTTTAGTCAAAGTGATATTTTTAGATAGTCTGCAAAGTAGGTGAATGTGGTCTGTATATCCGCCTACTTTAATGACTTGACATCCTAATCTATTGCAAATCTCTCCTAAATAGCCATATAATTCTGGCTCTATACTTTTAGTAATAAGTGGTTGTCTATTTTTGGTACTGAATATTATGTGAAGATAATTTTGTACAAGTGCTTGTCCCATGGTTCATATATTTCGCCCCTTCAGGGCTGGGTTGAGTTTTGGCTTTTTTTAGCATGGGGTTACACCCCATATTAAGATATATAGTCCCTTCGGGACTTTTCTTTGTCCGATTACAATATCAAATCATTTTCAAACCCAAAGTAATTGATTTGATATTTATTTAGCAAATGATGGCGATTGAGTATTATTATTTTTTGAATCTTTTTGATTTTGTCCCATTACCCTGTATGGAATATTGGATTTTGAGGCCAAGGACTTTACCCACCTTGATAATAGGTTGTCCCCTGAGCATTATTTTTATTTGTCCTTGAAGCTTGATGAAGAAGATGTGAAGCCCTGAAACGGTATCATTAACAGATCCCAGAAGAGTTATCATTTCTCCATATATTTCGCCCCTTCAGGGCTAGGTTTAGTTGTGGTCTTTTAGAATGGGGCTTCACCCCATATTCAGATATTTCGTCCCTTCGGGACTCTAGGGTTGATCAAGATGAAAATAGGGTCATTAGGGATATTCAGTCCTGAAAGGACGAATTTCACTAACACGGGGTGCAGCCCTGTGT
This is a stretch of genomic DNA from Marivirga harenae. It encodes these proteins:
- a CDS encoding metallophosphoesterase, with protein sequence MSKIILIPLVAVVFILIDLYVFQAVKIAVQNFAPLGKNIAFGIYWGFTAITLVGFFLYHFTNPDLFSRVARQFMLVIVFMNYISKTIALLVLFIGDIIRFGQWSFYKISDLINNSSSLDGGEKISRSEFFAKSALVAGSLPLAAMSFGIISGAHDYRIRRKSIVIPNLPKAWHGVKVAQLSDIHSGSFWNRIAVEGGVDMLLAEKPDLIFFTGDLVNNEAKEVEKYIPIFSKLKADLGVYSTLGNHDYGDYKNWSSEKAKAKNLADLKEAHGIMGWDLLTNENRILKVDNEPLSVLGVENWGAGRFAKYGDISKAYAGTEDIPTKILLSHDPSHWDAQIRKDYPDIDLMLAGHTHGFQFGIEIPGFKWSPSQYVYKQWAGLYQEGNQNLYVNRGYGYLGYPGRIGIPPEITILELRQG
- a CDS encoding T9SS type A sorting domain-containing protein, whose translation is MNYYSKRILALATHLVLANAALSQVFDKTFKPEILGNSLVKEILPITEERNIIIGDFFYLNGEKTANLAVINPDGSTDLNFNINEAELPYGQFLTALYDAEINKIYGGGYFENGIGLFRFNMDGSIDDTFKAPNNCNNVHHIRKQSDGQLIVFAADFPKAIQRLTSTGEVDNSFQFSSGPISYSTESITFEILENDKIFLGGEFEDVNGESNNTLVLLKEDGTIDDSFDIGDIIQSQGGPTMVTNITPLTDGRFFISGSFSSIQGNDANNYAIIDQVGKLDPSFTLLGQAGGTFTGNVSSTQTNDNHFILHGRTSFSNSLITKIDIDGNFVSDFNKINLSISTPEGYFFDYNSILTNEKHFYTSGQFSASGNLNLERILKADFNGNIIEDYTPQSGYTASINDALVLENGKALIIGEFTKIGNAETSNIALLNLDGSADTEFLNAVGNGINGTPRSLTKLSDGSIIITGLMDSYNSKPVNNIMKISTSGVLDESFTASIQAISQGIVGKDVLELADGKILVTGHFNSVNGEERHSIAVLNQDGSLDLSFDANNLLETNSTINAIAIKDNQTIVIAGEKELNSESFMMEIDNNGDLIFDYNSTNDLSKYKVNSIVVLSNNTIIASADDKETFNDWPLLQFNTDGILVDHSSINASSNSFNTMVALNDSTLYVGGQFSSINGFPVDGFAKIGLDGQVYTDFDYDLITQGNYAGSAINKILYYNENQFLIGGAFLGNDDYPLFNIGLLNVAAPLAPTNINVSFDFNNGNNITWNSNDSRHPQFEVYRKSAANSFVVIDTLETETFSFIDSSIDLKTDYAYKIRAINSGFYSPFTDEVSIITDSILPINSAGFNFNFLAGTELSMAVPEKDYRTDHYITLYKSGDNDDFSEILSSINVDSVKYTDLEVELDNQYHYKTKSTVGIFSSESPNIFDYRTPESAFLEIPNELVTNIQNDQITISWSYEQAVLGFEILKLTGAEGEFTVADTVETSTFIDQDIELFQSYNYKVKAFNRFESSEYAELESALITAQSEQLSSRLKAFPVPATDKISIIMDGTIIQNIHLINTQGKIVLKQTAEKDNINLDIESLERGIYFLKVISNGEYALKRIVIE
- the pth gene encoding aminoacyl-tRNA hydrolase; translated protein: MKYLIAGLGNIGPEYEITRHNIGFLTLDRLADQQKVEFETLKLAMKSEFKYKGRQIHLIKPTTYMNLSGKAINYWMQELKIPKENLLVITDDIALPFGKLRLRAKGSAAGHNGLKNIEDLTGGQNYARLKFGIGDNFHKGQQVDYVLSPFSQQEFDELPFMMDKVCDMVLGFSTIGVNRTMSEFND
- the tnpA gene encoding IS200/IS605 family transposase — encoded protein: MGQALVQNYLHIIFSTKNRQPLITKSIEPELYGYLGEICNRLGCQVIKVGGYTDHIHLLCRLSKNITLTKLMQEIKSHSSKWIKTKGEEFEDFYWQNGYGAFSVNCSQLNPVIEYIAGQHKHHRKKTFQEEYIAFLKKYDVDYDERYVWD